The Streptomyces sp. NBC_01775 genome includes a region encoding these proteins:
- a CDS encoding VOC family protein — protein sequence MMIHRMDHVGVVVEDLAAAVAFFVELGLELEGEAAVEGEWADQLIGLDGVRADLAVVRTPDGHGRVELSTFHTPVATSTAPRAPMNTPGIPRLTFVVDAVDDVLGRLRAHGAELVGEVAQYGDICRYCYVRGPAGVVIGLVEELKN from the coding sequence ATGATGATTCACCGGATGGATCACGTCGGCGTTGTGGTCGAGGATCTCGCGGCTGCTGTCGCGTTCTTCGTCGAACTCGGCCTGGAGCTGGAGGGCGAGGCAGCGGTCGAGGGGGAATGGGCGGACCAGCTCATCGGGCTGGACGGCGTCCGAGCGGACCTCGCCGTCGTGCGGACCCCGGACGGCCACGGCCGGGTCGAGCTGTCGACGTTCCACACGCCGGTGGCCACCAGCACCGCGCCGAGGGCGCCGATGAACACCCCGGGCATCCCTCGCCTCACGTTCGTCGTCGACGCCGTCGACGACGTCCTCGGCCGTCTGCGCGCCCATGGCGCCGAACTCGTGGGTGAGGTGGCGCAGTACGGGGACATCTGCCGGTACTGCTATGTCCGCGGCCCCGCCGGCGTCGTGATCGGGCTGGTCGAGGAGCTCAAGAACTGA
- a CDS encoding nitroreductase family deazaflavin-dependent oxidoreductase: protein MAVADDLDRATDSQWDWVAEQTRTYLASGGTEGHESNGVHTLVLATTGRRSGIPRRTCLIYGTAGEDFVVVASKGGADEDPAWFKNLQADPSVGVQVGGRRFTARARVASPAEREPLWLQMARIFPLYDEYAQKTDREIPIVLLTPQD, encoded by the coding sequence ATGGCTGTCGCCGATGACCTCGACCGCGCCACCGACTCGCAGTGGGACTGGGTCGCTGAGCAGACTCGTACGTATCTGGCCTCGGGTGGCACCGAGGGGCACGAGTCGAACGGCGTCCACACGCTCGTGCTCGCCACGACCGGACGCAGGAGCGGCATTCCGCGCCGCACATGCCTGATCTACGGCACCGCGGGCGAGGACTTCGTCGTCGTCGCCTCCAAAGGTGGCGCCGACGAGGATCCGGCGTGGTTCAAGAACCTCCAGGCGGACCCGAGCGTCGGGGTGCAGGTCGGCGGCCGTCGGTTCACCGCTCGCGCCCGGGTCGCGTCCCCGGCCGAACGTGAGCCCCTCTGGCTCCAGATGGCGCGCATCTTCCCGCTGTACGACGAGTACGCACAGAAGACCGACCGCGAAATCCCGATCGTCCTGCTCACCCCGCAGGACTGA
- a CDS encoding PH domain-containing protein translates to MRDKLALRHRWRSAVWWVACGCALLMLGIMVWTDIVGTTFRPDPPAPGPEEYANYAFIVLLAVLCVRAALRGVVLRPAGVTVVGFFRTRQVPWQDIAEVELALRTGGSSSGRWRIALRLHDDTARWIPSFLHGFMNRGSEEVPPPGDRTRYGKVFHQAPANAPRELARLHHELRLAWYTRTRARHRPGE, encoded by the coding sequence ATGAGGGACAAGCTGGCGCTGCGGCACCGGTGGCGCAGCGCGGTGTGGTGGGTGGCCTGCGGATGCGCCTTGCTGATGCTGGGGATCATGGTCTGGACAGACATCGTGGGCACCACCTTCCGGCCCGATCCCCCCGCCCCCGGCCCGGAGGAATACGCCAACTACGCCTTCATCGTCCTCCTGGCCGTACTCTGCGTACGAGCCGCGCTGCGGGGCGTCGTCCTGCGCCCCGCGGGTGTCACCGTTGTCGGCTTCTTCCGTACCCGCCAGGTCCCCTGGCAGGACATCGCCGAGGTCGAACTGGCTCTGCGCACCGGCGGGTCCAGCTCCGGCCGCTGGCGCATAGCCCTCCGCCTCCACGACGACACCGCCCGCTGGATACCGTCCTTCCTCCACGGCTTCATGAACCGCGGCAGCGAAGAAGTCCCCCCGCCCGGCGACCGCACCCGCTACGGCAAGGTCTTCCACCAGGCCCCCGCGAACGCCCCCCGCGAACTCGCCCGCCTCCATCACGAACTGCGCCTCGCCTGGTACACCCGCACTCGCGCCCGCCATCGCCCAGGAGAATGA
- a CDS encoding alkene reductase, producing MTSLFDSFTLGGLRLPNRLVMAPMSRGRATSDGLPTPSMATYYAQRATAGLIVSEGVQPSLLGQSNPSTPGLHTDAQVAAWRPVTSAVHSNGGRIFAQLMHGGRVGHPEVVGHHPVAPSAVALQAELFTGPKGRLPAPVPRALTTAEVADEVRVFADAARRAVDAGFDGIELHGANGYFIQQFLSSNVNRRTDVYGGSLTGRIRFAVEVAEACAAAIGADRVGLRVSPGGPVWDVVEDDVPGLYTALFEALAPLGLAYIHALATVEDETLIALRKAWPGAFIVNPSVPGGDHRADRTDGERWLTQGADLISYGRAYLANPDLVERFRAGLPLSAEDLATWYQGGDTGYLTYPGYQH from the coding sequence ATGACCAGCCTGTTCGACAGCTTCACACTCGGCGGCCTCCGGCTGCCCAACCGTCTTGTGATGGCCCCCATGAGCCGCGGCCGGGCCACGTCGGACGGCCTGCCCACCCCCTCGATGGCCACCTACTACGCGCAGCGCGCCACCGCCGGACTGATCGTCAGCGAAGGGGTGCAGCCGAGTCTGCTGGGCCAGTCCAACCCCTCCACCCCCGGGCTGCACACCGACGCACAGGTCGCCGCCTGGCGCCCGGTGACCTCGGCGGTCCACAGCAACGGCGGGCGGATCTTCGCCCAGCTCATGCACGGCGGGCGGGTCGGCCATCCCGAGGTCGTCGGCCACCATCCGGTCGCCCCGTCCGCGGTCGCCCTCCAGGCCGAACTGTTCACCGGGCCCAAGGGGCGGCTGCCCGCGCCCGTCCCCCGCGCGCTGACGACCGCGGAGGTCGCCGACGAGGTGCGGGTGTTCGCCGACGCGGCGCGGCGCGCGGTCGACGCGGGCTTCGACGGCATCGAACTGCACGGTGCGAACGGCTACTTCATACAGCAGTTCCTCTCTTCCAACGTCAACCGGCGCACCGACGTCTACGGCGGCTCCCTCACCGGCCGCATCCGCTTCGCCGTGGAGGTGGCCGAGGCCTGCGCCGCTGCCATCGGCGCCGACCGCGTCGGCCTCCGCGTCTCCCCTGGCGGCCCCGTGTGGGACGTGGTCGAGGACGACGTCCCCGGCCTCTACACCGCCCTGTTCGAGGCCCTGGCCCCGCTGGGCCTCGCCTACATCCACGCCCTGGCGACCGTCGAGGACGAGACACTCATCGCCCTGCGCAAGGCGTGGCCCGGCGCCTTCATCGTCAACCCGTCGGTGCCGGGCGGCGACCACCGCGCGGACCGGACGGACGGCGAACGCTGGCTCACCCAGGGCGCCGACCTGATCAGCTACGGCCGCGCCTACCTCGCCAACCCCGACCTGGTCGAACGCTTCCGCGCCGGGCTCCCCCTGAGTGCCGAGGACCTCGCCACGTGGTACCAGGGCGGCGACACCGGCTACCTCACCTACCCCGGCTACCAGCACTGA